The Coffea arabica cultivar ET-39 chromosome 6e, Coffea Arabica ET-39 HiFi, whole genome shotgun sequence genome contains the following window.
AAGAAGGTCTGAGATATACAGAGAAGCCACAAGATAGGCCAGATTTATTGTCTAGAGTTTTTAGAGCTAAATTTGAAGTCCTTAAGTCTGAACTTCTGCATAAACACATTTTTGGAGAGGTTGCAGCGTGTGTCTATGCTATCGAATTCCAGAAACGCGGCTTTCCTCATGCTCATGTCTTATTAATTCTTAAGCTAGAGTTCAAATTGTTAAATGCTGAATCATATGATAAAATTGTTTGCGCTGAACTTCCTGACCTAAAAGAACACCAGCACTTATACTCTCTTGTAGTTAAGCATATGATTCACGGTCCCTGTGGAGATATGGATAAAAGTTGTCCTTGCATGAAAAATGGTTCTTGTAAAAGTCATTATCCAAAAAACTTTTCAGATCATACCATTCATGCTGAAGATTCATATCCATGTTATAGAAGGAGGAATGATTGTAGAAAGGTAAAAGTTCGGCGCCATGAGTTGGATAATAGATGGGTTATACCTCATAACCGATACCTGCTTGCTTTGATCGATTGCCATATAAATGTGGAAATCTGTTCCACAGTGAAGCTTGTCAAATACCTTTACAAATATGTTTTTAAAGGACCTGATCTTATCAGCTTTCAGGTCATTGATCAGGCTTCTTGTAGTGACGTCGACGAGATCAGTAACTTTCAGAAAGGCAGGTGGATATCTCCACCTGAAGCATTATGGCGAATCTATGAGTTCCGGCTAAGTGAAATGACTCCGTCCGTTTATACTCTTCAAGTCCATCTTCTTGATCAGCAATCCATTTCTTTTGACAGGAATTCAGATTTGAATTACTTGCtgaaaaaaattgatttctcTAGGACCATGCTGACTGAATTTTTTAAGACAAACAAGTCAAATGCAAAAGCGCAGAACTTAAGGTGTTTATATAGGGAGTTCCCTGAACATTTTGTATGGACTCCTAAAACAAAAACTTGGTCTGAAAGGGAGCGCCGACGAGTAATAGGGAGATTAGTTACAGCAAATCCAAAGGAGGGTGAACGATATTTTTTGAGGCTCTTGTTATGCCATGTTCGTGGTCCCACGTCATTTGATGATCTTTTGACTGTTAAAGCTGCTCTTAAGATAGGTTTGTTGGAATCTGATAACTATATAGAAGAAACTCTAGAAGAAGCTGTAGCTTTTCAAATGCCATTATCTCTGCGGTTATTATTCGCTACTCTTCTATTGTACTGTTCTCCTTCTGATCCTAAACTCTTGTGGACTAGATTTGAAAAGGATCTCTCATCAGATTATGTACATGCTCAGAAGTTTACTCATTATTCTGATTGTGAgattaaaaaatgagttttggaGGATATTAATAGGTCATTAGTACAAATGGGAAAGAGTATATGTGAGTTTCACTTAGTTGCTAATTCCTTTGCTATGCCTGAACGGAGTACCAGAGAAATGGAGAGTGAGAGAAGCATTGTAGTTGATCCTGAGGATGAGTTGTTGCCTTCGAAGTTGAATCCCGAACAGCGATACgcttttgatttaattttacaaTCAGTCTTCTCTTCAGAAGGTAAAGCCTTTTTTATTGATGGTCCTGGCGGAACTGGAAAGACTTTCCTATATAGGTCGCTTCTGTCTGCTTTGAGGTCTCAAGGTTACATTGCTATCGCTGTTGCTACTTCTGGTGTTGCAGCATCCATTCTTCCTGGAGGAAGAACTGCACACTCTCGGTTTAAAATTCCTTTAGATTTCTCGAACAATAAAACTTGTCAGCTTAGCAAACAGAGCAGCATAGCTAAGTTAATTTGTGAGTCTAAATTGATTCTTTGGGATGAAGC
Protein-coding sequences here:
- the LOC113696839 gene encoding uncharacterized protein; this encodes MTCNPMWKEIQEGLRYTEKPQDRPDLLSRVFRAKFEVLKSELLHKHIFGEVAACVYAIEFQKRGFPHAHVLLILKLEFKLLNAESYDKIVCAELPDLKEHQHLYSLVVKHMIHGPCGDMDKSCPCMKNGSCKSHYPKNFSDHTIHAEDSYPCYRRRNDCRKVKVRRHELDNRWVIPHNRYLLALIDCHINVEICSTVKLVKYLYKYVFKGPDLISFQVIDQASCSDVDEISNFQKGRWISPPEALWRIYEFRLSEMTPSVYTLQVHLLDQQSISFDRNSDLNYLLKKIDFSRTMLTEFFKTNKSNAKAQNLRCLYREFPEHFVWTPKTKTWSERERRRVIGRLVTANPKEGERYFLRLLLCHVRGPTSFDDLLTVKAALKIGLLESDNYIEETLEEAVAFQMPLSLRLLFATLLLYCSPSDPKLLWTRFEKDLSSDYVHAQKFTHYSDCEIKK